The genomic segment tgctcaatcatgaagaatgcagacaacaagtctttctttttaaaacctcctcttctcacaaagaggaaacgtacacgtagtcataaaaggaaataaatgttaatataagcatgaattatataaaataaatgataatataagcatgaactatataaaatccttgacacacACATTACtactttaatatttgagatttctcCCCTCCACccaaaaaataacagaaatttatgtttgcactagttaaagaattattttatttctctgtaACTAGCCAATTTACCTCACAATGTCTCATAAATAATTTACGATTACTATtattagtagcagtagtagtgcaTCCCTCTGACAAAGTCCAGGTTATGCCATTTAGCAGtgtgtaaaataataattttaaaaagcctGACAATTTTTCTGACCGTTTTGAGTACAGTTTTATGGTGAAATTAGATCTTGGGTTTAAGACTGAATTATTGTAATATAAGCAAACCAACTTGGCAAGCATCATAGTAAGAAGGCAAACAAACCACCACCAAGACCACTTCAGTGTACTAATTCCACCCCCCGATTCTGTTTGacccaagatctacttttaaagttgacagtgtattgcgatctaccaagccatattgaacgtttttttttgtttgttggtttgttgaaCTTGTTAGTCCTTGAAGATCTCATTCAATTTGGATTTTGAGGGACCCCATAGGGAAATCATATATTGTGGCCAGAGTAAAGGCCACTGAGACATTTTATGATGCTGGACTACATTAATAAAGAGGACCTGAACTGACAGGATGAGGATTACCTCAAACACAAAACTGGGCATTAACGGCTACTGAACAACACACAACTCAATTTCTTCATTAGTTTCATCCACGTTATTGTTTGGAAATTTTACTTTTGTTTCTCTGGgtttatttttcttctgtttgggatAAAATGGCATCTCCAGTATAGCTTTGTTCTTCTCTGACGTCAGCAGACACTGGCACAGAGACTCACAGATCTTTTTCCATGAGTCCATCTCGGAACGCCAAAGTGCAGATCTGGCTCGGATGAACTGGGACACTTCGCTCTCAATGCCTTTGGCCAAGCTGATGCTGTCTTTGCAAATAAAGAAGACATCCATGCCAAGGAAGAGAGCATTGAGTGCAATAAAACTAACCCTGGCAGTCTTGGAGAGGGCGAAGGGCCCTTTGAGTGCCGCCTGTCCGATCTCTGGGATATCTGTGGCCACGTTACTAACTGTTTTACCTTCGATAGCTGCCACTTTTGCTGCATTTTCAATTGCCTTTTCATTTCTGAGGACTTTAGCTGCAGAGGCAGCATCAACAAGTAAATCAATGCCTCTTCCAATAGCACTAGTGTTCGCCACCACCTTCACGACTCCCACAGTCACTGGTCCAATCGGACTTTCTTCCATTCTTTTTTCAGCTTCAGTGTACACCTCCTCCAGGCACCTCTGGAGAGCCTGTACATCCTCCATGAAACTCTCAAAGACTTCATGAGATTTTTTTGTGTGCTTGCGATTGACTCCGATCTCTGTGGCTGTGGTTACAGTGCTGTTAACAGCACTAGTAACACCCAACCCAACTCCAGTCATTGTCAAAGCCAATGATGCTCCTGCTGTGAAAGGAATCAACGCCAAACCAACAATGGAAAACACGCCACCAACTGCACCGATTGAGCTGCCTGCAACACTGGAGATCTTTGCGCCCTTCTTCATCTTGTCAAGTTGAACAGCGCTCTCCTCCAGGTCCTGTAGAAACTGGAGCATTCTGGGTTCTCGCTGGCTGAACTCGCTGATGAAGGAGCACTGAGACTCTTCAACCTGGAACATGAAGCcaagttgaaagtgctgatccaaCCTGTGAAAGAGAAGGATTATGGCAGAGCTACAGAGGCAGTGTTTCTATCTTTAAAAAGTTCTTGCCAATGTTCTAAA from the Thalassophryne amazonica chromosome 16, fThaAma1.1, whole genome shotgun sequence genome contains:
- the LOC117528527 gene encoding uncharacterized protein LOC117528527; translation: MGRNMSVTREKVEEALSQYVTQTLTHIETVTEFLDKISKWMLQRETELNMMIDINDRATGPVSQSEGKWAAFVAYMKHSFNQINAEERHAKLSEELAVVVKHVLEGLEELDCFLDAVERLAVTSRHIFMEDNQVLDLPERIRCEDICDIITAAGLVCPLLLQFQRDANVFFSPNLHTVVVLIYQLNKYIQTTQKICTRMKKSCTCNFSTRTSTKTLVSLTVDLSEDELQWMLSRIDLLTNIRLDQHFQLGFMFQVEESQCSFISEFSQREPRMLQFLQDLEESAVQLDKMKKGAKISSVAGSSIGAVGGVFSIVGLALIPFTAGASLALTMTGVGLGVTSAVNSTVTTATEIGVNRKHTKKSHEVFESFMEDVQALQRCLEEVYTEAEKRMEESPIGPVTVGVVKVVANTSAIGRGIDLLVDAASAAKVLRNEKAIENAAKVAAIEGKTVSNVATDIPEIGQAALKGPFALSKTARVSFIALNALFLGMDVFFICKDSISLAKGIESEVSQFIRARSALWRSEMDSWKKICESLCQCLLTSEKNKAILEMPFYPKQKKNKPRETKVKFPNNNVDETNEEIELCVVQ